The proteins below are encoded in one region of Paraburkholderia aromaticivorans:
- a CDS encoding EpsG family protein, whose amino-acid sequence MTYYLLPLLIFYFGVALCIAYGGTNRVVLLTCALPMVALAVLRGHCGTDTAAYYQAFTDLGQGNGYGGEPLFNAYAQLLWYIDPDPRFVINGISMTTALLLLWSISRSRFGIWFGGLVLVPGMFYELTMNVMRYGLASSIFLFATSISPQRKPLRYFVFAVIGTSVHFSSAFLFLFFVATTRRGRTLMILVAAIVVLGGSLLMPAYFADKTSIYTGISAPNASSGLLFLLIQIAMLGLMIVYRRQFTIPPVGWLICAVLAASLYGMTQVSYAGIRFQLILVNLMLVMLWRQFSPPTGRMNKNIALWLFIIGLIALAGRIHNMSDEEGRGESPFLPYRVVPALQDLG is encoded by the coding sequence ATGACGTACTACCTCCTGCCGCTGCTGATCTTTTACTTCGGCGTCGCGCTCTGTATCGCCTATGGGGGCACCAACCGGGTCGTCCTTCTCACCTGTGCGTTGCCGATGGTCGCGTTAGCCGTCTTGCGCGGCCATTGTGGTACCGATACTGCGGCGTATTACCAGGCGTTCACGGACCTCGGCCAGGGAAACGGCTACGGCGGCGAACCGCTATTCAATGCCTATGCTCAGCTTCTCTGGTACATCGATCCCGATCCGCGGTTCGTCATCAATGGCATTTCGATGACCACCGCACTGCTGTTGTTGTGGTCCATTTCCCGCAGTCGCTTCGGTATCTGGTTCGGTGGCCTGGTCCTTGTGCCGGGCATGTTTTATGAACTGACAATGAACGTGATGCGATACGGTCTCGCTTCATCGATCTTCCTGTTTGCAACCAGCATATCGCCACAGCGGAAGCCACTTCGATATTTCGTATTTGCGGTCATCGGTACATCCGTGCATTTCTCGTCGGCGTTCCTATTCCTGTTCTTTGTCGCAACGACCCGGCGAGGCCGCACATTGATGATCCTGGTGGCTGCGATTGTTGTCTTGGGCGGCTCGCTCCTGATGCCTGCCTACTTTGCCGACAAGACGAGCATCTACACCGGTATATCCGCACCGAATGCTTCGTCCGGTTTGCTCTTCCTGTTGATTCAGATAGCGATGCTGGGCCTGATGATCGTGTATCGACGGCAGTTCACCATTCCGCCTGTCGGCTGGCTAATCTGCGCGGTGCTGGCGGCCAGCCTGTACGGCATGACCCAAGTGAGTTATGCCGGGATCCGCTTCCAGTTGATCCTTGTGAATCTCATGCTCGTCATGCTGTGGCGTCAGTTCTCTCCGCCGACGGGGCGCATGAATAAGAACATCGCGTTGTGGCTGTTCATCATCGGACTGATCGCACTCGCTGGACGGATCCACAACATGAGCGATGAAGAAGGGCGCGGAGAATCTCCATTCCTTCCCTATCGAGTCGTGCCCGCATTACAGGACCTAGGGTGA
- a CDS encoding GGDEF domain-containing protein — MTNLAQTPLSERLRSLVDTVQHNERTLRRFQNVELRLIGAQDFASFLDTLFTQLPREFSLTGVTLWLDDRAPMLRELLEPAALRALDQSKLLVSREGGLAAQGLCEEGRPWLGKLHDMGDSARRAFFGAGAAPASAILLPLAAGDTVSGYLCLGSDDPARFAEGMATDILERFASIVTASLDNVAHRERLKQLGMTDSLTGLANRRYFDERMREEVMRACRYGVPVACLFIDIDSFKRINDTYGHQTGDRALAAVAACVRQQVRLGDTVARYGGEEFAALLQGDRADALTVAERVRLAVERLALQDDHGERIVLTVSIGVAARTISGTPTEAAKLGGAMMEEADRAMYQAKRNGRNRIEALVKADGEQMAR; from the coding sequence GTGACGAACCTCGCCCAAACGCCGCTTTCCGAGCGCCTTCGTTCGCTCGTCGATACCGTGCAGCACAACGAGCGCACGCTGCGGCGCTTCCAGAACGTCGAGTTGCGTTTGATCGGTGCTCAAGACTTCGCGTCGTTTCTCGACACGCTGTTCACTCAGTTGCCGCGGGAATTTTCGCTGACGGGCGTGACGCTCTGGCTCGACGACCGCGCGCCGATGCTGCGCGAACTGCTCGAGCCGGCCGCCTTGCGCGCACTCGATCAGTCGAAGCTGCTGGTCTCGCGCGAAGGTGGCCTTGCCGCGCAAGGTCTGTGCGAGGAGGGCCGGCCTTGGCTCGGCAAGCTGCACGACATGGGCGATTCGGCGCGGCGTGCATTCTTCGGCGCCGGCGCAGCACCCGCGAGCGCGATCCTGCTGCCGCTTGCCGCGGGCGACACCGTGAGCGGCTATCTCTGTCTCGGCAGTGACGACCCGGCGCGTTTCGCCGAGGGCATGGCCACCGATATTCTGGAGCGCTTCGCGAGCATCGTGACAGCGAGTCTCGACAACGTCGCGCATCGCGAGCGGCTCAAGCAACTGGGCATGACCGATTCGTTGACGGGCCTCGCCAATCGTCGCTATTTCGACGAACGGATGCGCGAGGAGGTCATGCGCGCCTGTCGCTACGGCGTACCGGTGGCGTGTCTGTTCATCGATATCGACAGCTTCAAACGGATCAACGACACCTACGGCCATCAGACCGGCGACCGCGCATTGGCGGCGGTGGCGGCTTGCGTGCGGCAACAGGTGCGCCTAGGCGATACCGTGGCGCGTTATGGCGGCGAAGAATTCGCCGCGCTGCTGCAAGGCGACCGGGCCGACGCGCTCACCGTCGCCGAGCGTGTGCGGCTGGCGGTCGAAAGGCTCGCTTTGCAGGACGATCATGGCGAGCGCATCGTCCTGACGGTGTCGATCGGTGTGGCGGCGCGCACGATCAGCGGCACGCCGACCGAGGCGGCCAAACTAGGCGGCGCGATGATGGAAGAAGCCGATCGCGCGATGTATCAGGCCAAACGCAACGGCCGCAATCGCATCGAGGCGCTAGTGAAAGCGGACGGCGAGCAGATGGCTCGTTGA
- a CDS encoding DUF2866 domain-containing protein, with protein MVEDTVFEHLRAMPGNEWVSQIHSCKVSDPLQHPWGRSYRLVEWTMKHTPESSRRVVPAESTPLEIAQAVVSHVPGRRFCQDGNE; from the coding sequence ATGGTTGAAGACACGGTATTCGAGCATCTGCGCGCCATGCCCGGCAACGAATGGGTCAGCCAGATTCACTCATGCAAGGTCTCGGACCCGCTCCAGCATCCTTGGGGTCGCTCATACCGGCTCGTCGAATGGACCATGAAGCACACCCCCGAATCGAGCCGCCGGGTAGTGCCCGCCGAGAGCACGCCGCTTGAAATCGCTCAGGCTGTCGTGTCGCACGTGCCGGGCCGCCGTTTTTGCCAGGACGGCAACGAGTAA
- a CDS encoding glycosyltransferase, producing the protein MTSRFRDAWAASLLSVSALASAGLAFAVQAVLARSLPPGEYGRFAAALAVVTIIAPAVGFGVPSFWLKAYGTEGWAAKRWMAPSVSFVARSALVCLITAVIWAWIGTADTRTGYLLLSMLPVVLTQAAVEAASVKLQLEEKFGLVAMWQALQHAGRFMLVVVCWQSGAGSEAIALGFGGIGALVTLGAFRSVAMLRSGAAELVGHGPNPAVRSVREDLPTPSIAELWRSTLPFGVSGLLFFAYGQSGLVIVSHLGTPQDVGAYGVAVTILTALYLLPTVLFQKLLMPRFHRWAASGDERLERAYRVGNKWMFASGVVIAGIAALLAPTAIPLVFGKQYEQSVNAVVFMTLSAPFRFLTVSASSVMTTRGLIQVRNRCAAVALVFGVIAGVIGVSRAGIVGAAAASVAGEILWAMLSVLCARHFLSDARRDPVSVDEDPRAAREAHPSLAGHVPVSVIVPCFNCSDTIRRAVQSVFQQTCRPRELILVDDCSTDGTRKYLNELARAYPSGWIRILLQHRNAGPGAARNAAWATATQPYIAFLDSDDSWHPAKVAIQYGWMLMHPDAAITGHPVVQLDSGGQSDAQPWPTATAPEHVSRRRILFSNRFTPSSIVVRSDVSARFDETKRHAEDYFMLLEVVLVDGGRAYLFPCPLSHIYKAQFGAQSGLSAQIWKIQKGEQDNYLSFRKRGAISNVEWLCFSLLSMLKYLRRCMLSRRFT; encoded by the coding sequence ATGACTTCGCGATTCCGGGACGCCTGGGCTGCATCCCTGTTGTCGGTCAGCGCTCTGGCATCGGCAGGGCTGGCGTTCGCCGTGCAGGCGGTGCTTGCAAGATCCCTGCCGCCGGGGGAGTACGGACGATTCGCAGCAGCACTCGCTGTCGTGACGATCATTGCCCCTGCAGTCGGCTTCGGCGTGCCGTCTTTCTGGCTGAAGGCCTACGGCACTGAAGGATGGGCGGCCAAACGATGGATGGCGCCGTCGGTGAGCTTCGTCGCTCGCAGCGCTCTCGTGTGTCTCATCACGGCTGTTATCTGGGCATGGATCGGCACGGCTGACACGCGAACCGGTTACCTCCTCCTGTCGATGCTCCCTGTGGTGCTGACGCAGGCCGCGGTTGAAGCGGCCTCCGTGAAACTACAACTTGAAGAAAAATTCGGCCTCGTCGCGATGTGGCAGGCATTGCAGCATGCCGGGCGTTTCATGCTGGTTGTGGTGTGCTGGCAATCGGGGGCAGGCAGCGAGGCGATTGCACTCGGCTTCGGCGGGATCGGCGCGTTGGTGACACTGGGTGCATTCCGGTCGGTTGCTATGCTGAGGAGTGGGGCGGCAGAACTGGTGGGACATGGACCGAATCCCGCGGTCCGGAGCGTGCGTGAGGATTTGCCGACGCCGTCGATCGCTGAGCTATGGCGTAGCACACTACCATTCGGTGTGTCTGGGCTTCTGTTTTTTGCCTATGGTCAAAGCGGCCTCGTGATCGTATCGCATCTCGGTACGCCGCAGGACGTGGGCGCCTATGGCGTGGCCGTGACGATCCTTACGGCGCTTTACCTGTTGCCGACGGTTCTATTCCAGAAACTCTTGATGCCGCGTTTTCATCGCTGGGCAGCGTCAGGCGACGAGCGTCTCGAGCGGGCATATCGCGTCGGCAACAAATGGATGTTTGCGTCGGGCGTCGTGATTGCGGGTATCGCAGCGCTGCTCGCGCCGACTGCGATTCCGCTGGTATTCGGCAAGCAATACGAGCAATCGGTAAACGCCGTCGTGTTCATGACGCTGAGCGCACCATTCAGATTTCTGACGGTCAGCGCATCTTCCGTGATGACCACTCGCGGCCTGATTCAGGTGCGGAACCGCTGTGCCGCAGTTGCGCTGGTATTTGGCGTGATAGCCGGAGTCATTGGCGTATCACGCGCGGGTATTGTCGGAGCGGCAGCCGCTTCGGTCGCCGGTGAAATTCTGTGGGCGATGCTGTCGGTACTGTGCGCACGTCATTTTCTGTCCGACGCACGACGCGATCCAGTGTCTGTGGATGAAGACCCGCGAGCCGCTCGAGAGGCGCACCCCTCGCTAGCCGGACACGTTCCGGTAAGCGTAATCGTTCCATGCTTTAACTGCAGCGACACGATCAGGCGCGCGGTCCAGTCAGTTTTTCAGCAGACGTGCCGCCCGCGAGAGTTGATTCTGGTCGACGATTGCAGCACAGACGGCACCCGCAAGTATCTCAACGAACTGGCGCGGGCCTATCCGTCTGGCTGGATCCGCATACTCCTGCAGCATCGCAATGCCGGACCGGGGGCCGCGCGAAATGCCGCATGGGCGACTGCGACACAACCCTACATTGCATTTCTCGACTCGGACGACAGTTGGCATCCGGCGAAGGTAGCGATCCAGTACGGATGGATGCTGATGCATCCGGACGCGGCGATCACCGGCCATCCCGTGGTACAGCTCGACTCCGGCGGTCAGTCCGACGCGCAACCGTGGCCCACTGCCACGGCGCCTGAGCACGTGTCGCGCCGACGCATCCTGTTCTCCAACCGCTTCACGCCATCCAGCATCGTGGTGCGCTCGGACGTTAGCGCTCGTTTCGATGAAACGAAGCGGCACGCGGAAGACTACTTCATGTTGCTCGAAGTCGTTCTGGTGGACGGCGGACGAGCGTACCTGTTTCCGTGCCCGCTTTCGCATATCTATAAGGCGCAGTTCGGTGCGCAGTCCGGCCTGAGCGCGCAGATCTGGAAGATCCAGAAAGGCGAACAGGATAACTATCTGTCCTTTCGAAAACGTGGCGCAATCAGCAATGTCGAATGGCTGTGTTTTTCGCTGTTGAGCATGCTCAAGTATCTCCGTCGTTGCATGCTGTCGCGGAGATTCACGTGA
- a CDS encoding glycosyltransferase, giving the protein MRQKIVHVTEALGGGVLHCIVLLANRQAAAGDDVVVLHSMRQDTPSAEKLDELFDPRVRRKVVAMHTAVGPHDLVSMFRLVIDLFRERPDIVHLHSSKAAALGRISARLLGIASRTIYSPHGFAFLKQDISPIKVKLFLLVERMLHACGGHIVACSKSELRYARMLLLNAERTSLVENAVKLDQFELDRSRRGAEGVVLCTSARVAYQKAPWRFTRLAQRFSEIPNTRFVWFGDGGNDAIDRWIDRDVVQLSGWITATELRRRLAVCDIFILPSLWEGMPIALIEAQAAGLPAVASRIVGNRDVIVHGVTGFLANDDEELEHYTRLLIDDAELRVRMGVAASVHALARFGDTQLFRSYVSLYRRLLTPIHDRRSHAAANQLSHGTLK; this is encoded by the coding sequence ATGCGTCAGAAAATCGTACACGTAACAGAAGCACTGGGCGGCGGCGTGCTGCATTGCATTGTGTTGCTAGCCAATCGTCAGGCTGCGGCCGGTGACGACGTCGTCGTGTTGCATTCCATGCGGCAAGACACGCCGTCGGCAGAAAAGCTGGACGAGTTGTTCGACCCTCGGGTACGTCGTAAGGTGGTAGCCATGCATACCGCTGTTGGACCCCATGATCTTGTCAGCATGTTCCGACTTGTCATTGACCTGTTTCGGGAACGCCCGGACATTGTTCATCTTCATTCGTCGAAAGCGGCAGCATTGGGGCGGATTTCCGCGCGTCTGCTTGGTATTGCCTCGCGCACGATTTATTCCCCGCACGGTTTCGCCTTTCTCAAGCAGGACATCTCGCCAATCAAGGTCAAACTCTTCCTGCTCGTCGAGCGAATGCTGCACGCGTGCGGTGGGCATATCGTTGCCTGCTCGAAGAGCGAGTTGCGTTACGCACGAATGCTCCTTCTGAATGCCGAACGAACAAGCCTGGTCGAGAATGCTGTGAAACTCGATCAGTTCGAATTGGACCGAAGCCGACGGGGCGCCGAAGGTGTTGTTCTATGTACGTCGGCGCGAGTCGCTTATCAGAAAGCACCGTGGCGTTTCACGCGCCTTGCCCAGCGCTTTTCGGAAATACCCAATACTCGCTTCGTCTGGTTCGGTGATGGGGGAAACGATGCGATCGACCGTTGGATCGATCGAGACGTGGTCCAGTTAAGTGGCTGGATCACGGCGACAGAGCTTCGGCGACGACTGGCGGTGTGCGACATCTTCATTCTGCCTTCGTTATGGGAAGGCATGCCGATTGCCCTGATCGAAGCGCAGGCAGCAGGACTTCCGGCGGTCGCCAGCCGCATCGTCGGAAACCGCGACGTGATTGTCCATGGCGTGACAGGTTTTCTCGCGAATGACGACGAAGAACTGGAGCATTACACACGCCTCTTGATCGACGACGCGGAACTGCGTGTCCGGATGGGCGTCGCTGCAAGTGTGCACGCACTTGCCCGGTTCGGCGATACGCAACTCTTTCGTTCATATGTTTCACTGTACCGGCGTCTGCTGACGCCCATACACGACCGGCGGTCACACGCCGCGGCGAACCAACTTTCACATGGGACACTGAAATGA
- a CDS encoding polysaccharide pyruvyl transferase family protein: MNHASAQTSRSGDAQPASIRHGKRIAFFGFYGRHNFGDDLFGYLLQSIPLRTPGIQPLIVGATAVQELTHPFHLPVARAFWTRPGPIGVAARCLTYVAAMLCAQAAIFGGGSLFGADASLSFAKLVVNLGRRLGKPVAALGVSVGPFETIDRRHRFSDVLRGIPRIAVRDEASVDAVTAATGAVPANLRDLAFALPAIYTPRRGLEARRTLIVSIHLRQYIDTVLAILAEVDSRQLVDEVLFVALDDESVAVTGDIARLFAPLHIRVGRFKYGDSITETIDLLAAATCIVTSKLHGAIVGFVYDVPIMLFCYQRKCVEFLQDNGLPGPQEAQPIGEACVRHVTELLECGKSELRYVNAASHLEQFMDFIAGVSNTQTRGLSEILCSRHNM; the protein is encoded by the coding sequence TTGAATCACGCTTCCGCTCAAACGTCCCGCTCCGGGGACGCCCAACCCGCATCTATCCGCCACGGGAAACGCATTGCTTTCTTCGGGTTCTACGGACGACATAACTTTGGCGACGACCTGTTCGGATATTTGTTGCAGTCGATACCCCTCAGGACACCGGGCATTCAGCCGTTGATCGTCGGCGCGACGGCCGTGCAAGAATTGACTCATCCGTTCCATTTGCCGGTTGCGCGGGCATTCTGGACGCGGCCCGGGCCAATCGGGGTGGCGGCGCGGTGCCTAACCTATGTGGCCGCCATGTTGTGCGCTCAGGCAGCGATCTTTGGCGGCGGCTCACTATTCGGCGCCGATGCTTCGCTTTCCTTTGCAAAACTGGTCGTGAACTTGGGACGGCGTCTCGGCAAGCCGGTCGCTGCGCTCGGTGTATCGGTCGGGCCCTTCGAAACAATAGACCGGCGACACAGGTTTTCGGACGTTCTTAGAGGCATACCGCGCATCGCCGTTCGCGACGAGGCGTCGGTTGATGCAGTCACCGCTGCAACGGGCGCGGTGCCCGCGAACCTCAGGGATCTCGCATTTGCGTTGCCCGCCATCTACACGCCAAGGCGCGGACTCGAAGCTAGACGAACCTTGATCGTATCTATTCACCTACGGCAATATATCGACACGGTACTCGCGATACTTGCTGAAGTGGACAGCCGGCAACTGGTCGATGAGGTGTTGTTTGTCGCACTCGATGACGAGAGTGTCGCGGTCACAGGGGACATTGCGCGTCTATTCGCGCCATTGCATATTCGCGTGGGTCGATTCAAATACGGCGATTCGATTACCGAGACTATCGATCTGCTCGCAGCGGCGACCTGTATCGTTACCTCGAAACTGCACGGCGCGATCGTCGGTTTTGTTTATGACGTTCCCATCATGCTGTTCTGCTATCAGCGGAAATGCGTGGAATTCCTGCAGGACAACGGATTGCCTGGCCCACAGGAAGCGCAACCCATTGGGGAGGCCTGTGTCAGGCATGTCACCGAGCTTCTGGAGTGCGGTAAAAGCGAACTACGCTATGTTAATGCCGCATCGCATCTCGAACAGTTCATGGACTTTATCGCTGGTGTAAGCAACACGCAGACGCGGGGTCTGTCAGAAATTTTGTGTTCAAGGCATAACATGTAG
- a CDS encoding LysE family translocator, with product MLDLSTLGTFVAVVLGLFLIPGPAVLLVLTRTVHGGRKAGILTGLGIAVGDFIHTLGASVGLSALLMTSALAFNAVKFVGAAYLVYLGVRALREKQASAHMPVVAPVSPSKAFFQAIPAEVLNPKTALFFLAFLPQFVRPEHGSTFLQFTTLGLIFVGMSALYTTLIVLTIRPLGKFVKRLTWLTRWQNKIIGVLFISLGLRVATQTR from the coding sequence ATGCTTGACCTATCCACGTTAGGGACTTTCGTTGCCGTTGTACTCGGGCTCTTTCTGATTCCGGGTCCGGCTGTGCTGCTGGTGTTGACGCGCACCGTGCATGGCGGCCGCAAGGCCGGCATTCTCACCGGCCTCGGCATTGCGGTTGGCGATTTCATTCATACGCTGGGCGCATCGGTCGGCCTCTCGGCGCTGCTGATGACCTCGGCGCTGGCCTTCAACGCGGTCAAGTTCGTCGGCGCCGCCTACCTGGTCTATCTGGGCGTTCGCGCGTTGCGTGAGAAACAGGCGAGCGCGCATATGCCGGTCGTCGCGCCGGTGTCGCCCTCGAAAGCCTTCTTTCAGGCCATTCCCGCGGAAGTGCTGAATCCCAAGACCGCATTGTTTTTTCTCGCGTTTCTGCCGCAGTTCGTTCGTCCCGAACACGGCTCCACGTTTCTGCAGTTCACCACGCTCGGGCTGATTTTTGTCGGCATGAGCGCGCTCTATACGACGCTGATCGTGCTGACGATTCGTCCGCTGGGCAAATTCGTCAAGCGTCTGACGTGGCTGACACGCTGGCAGAACAAGATCATCGGCGTGCTGTTCATTTCGCTCGGCCTGCGTGTGGCCACGCAAACGCGGTGA
- a CDS encoding IMPACT family protein, which yields MPTYTLPAALSAELEIRKSRFIAYAIPVADRDAAMAELRRLRDEHPAATHVCWALLAGGQSGMSDDGEPSGTAGRPILEVLRHHDLDGVLAAVVRYYGGVKLGAGGLVRAYTDAIASALLDAPRVERIAQVSLTVEVSYADEAKVRRWIDAEGYALVDSAYAMLVKMTIRLPINAVDDAQRALVDMTQGKAGFF from the coding sequence TTGCCCACTTACACCCTGCCCGCGGCGTTGAGCGCGGAACTCGAGATACGCAAGAGCCGATTTATAGCGTACGCGATACCGGTCGCCGACCGCGACGCCGCGATGGCCGAATTGCGGCGCCTGCGCGACGAGCATCCTGCCGCGACGCATGTCTGCTGGGCGCTGCTGGCCGGCGGCCAGTCCGGCATGTCCGACGATGGCGAGCCCTCCGGCACCGCCGGTCGGCCGATTCTCGAAGTGCTGCGGCATCACGATCTGGACGGCGTGCTGGCGGCCGTCGTGCGCTACTACGGCGGCGTGAAACTCGGCGCCGGCGGCCTCGTGCGCGCGTACACCGATGCGATCGCTTCGGCTCTGCTGGATGCGCCGCGTGTCGAGCGGATCGCGCAGGTTTCGCTGACCGTCGAGGTCAGTTACGCCGACGAGGCGAAAGTGCGCCGATGGATCGATGCCGAAGGCTATGCGCTCGTGGACAGCGCCTACGCGATGCTGGTGAAGATGACGATCCGCTTGCCGATCAACGCGGTGGATGATGCGCAGCGAGCGTTGGTGGATATGACTCAGGGAAAAGCCGGCTTCTTCTGA
- a CDS encoding 2-hydroxychromene-2-carboxylate isomerase has protein sequence MNETATRVPAHAPEIEFWFDFGSNYSYLSVMRIEAEAAARGVRICWRPFLLGPVFRDLGFDNSPFVLQKEKGAYVWKDMERQCRKYGIALTRPTTFPRAALLAMRVALLGADREWIAAYCRKIMQLNFAHDRDIGSMEVVSEALDELGLPAREIIAEAQSDANKLRLREQTAAAAARGIFGAPTFFIGDEMFWGNDRLEDALDYCASIATRG, from the coding sequence ATGAACGAGACAGCAACCCGCGTGCCCGCGCATGCACCGGAAATCGAGTTCTGGTTCGACTTCGGCAGCAACTACAGCTACCTCAGCGTCATGCGCATCGAAGCTGAGGCTGCGGCGCGGGGCGTACGGATCTGCTGGCGTCCGTTCCTGCTGGGGCCCGTCTTTCGCGACCTCGGTTTCGACAATTCGCCGTTCGTGCTGCAGAAGGAGAAGGGCGCGTATGTGTGGAAGGACATGGAACGGCAATGCCGCAAATACGGCATCGCCTTGACGCGTCCCACCACGTTCCCGCGTGCCGCGCTTCTTGCAATGCGCGTGGCGCTGCTCGGCGCGGATCGCGAATGGATCGCCGCCTACTGCCGCAAGATCATGCAGCTGAACTTTGCGCATGACCGCGATATCGGTTCGATGGAGGTGGTGAGCGAAGCGCTCGATGAACTGGGTTTGCCCGCGCGGGAGATCATCGCCGAAGCGCAAAGCGACGCGAACAAACTACGCTTGCGTGAGCAGACCGCGGCGGCCGCAGCCCGTGGCATTTTCGGCGCACCGACGTTTTTTATCGGCGATGAAATGTTCTGGGGCAACGACCGGCTGGAGGATGCGTTGGACTACTGCGCATCGATCGCCACGCGCGGCTAG
- a CDS encoding LysE family translocator, with amino-acid sequence MSVTAWLFFLPACFAINLAPGPNNLLSINVAARHGFMTAFVGGTGRLVAFAVMLVLAATGLAVVLHASEWFFLAIKLAGAGYLIWLAIQLWRSDAPTIDMTQQEEASLARVARREFLVAAGNPKAILVFTAFLPQFVDIAKPMLPQFAVLGASFLVLEWFAIALYSWAGMYLGKWLVRARVRRWFNRCCAGFLAAIGVGFLMVRRG; translated from the coding sequence ATGTCCGTTACCGCCTGGCTGTTCTTTCTGCCCGCCTGCTTCGCGATCAATCTCGCGCCCGGGCCCAATAATCTGCTGTCGATCAATGTGGCGGCGCGTCATGGTTTCATGACCGCGTTCGTCGGCGGCACGGGGCGTCTGGTTGCATTCGCGGTGATGCTCGTGCTTGCCGCAACCGGTCTCGCGGTCGTGTTGCACGCGTCGGAGTGGTTCTTTCTCGCGATCAAACTGGCCGGTGCTGGTTATCTGATCTGGTTGGCCATTCAGTTGTGGCGTAGCGATGCGCCTACGATCGATATGACGCAGCAGGAAGAGGCATCGCTTGCGCGGGTCGCACGGAGGGAGTTTCTCGTGGCCGCCGGTAACCCGAAGGCCATTCTGGTGTTCACCGCGTTCTTGCCGCAGTTCGTCGATATTGCGAAGCCGATGTTGCCGCAGTTTGCCGTGCTGGGGGCGAGTTTTCTGGTGTTGGAGTGGTTCGCTATCGCGTTGTATTCGTGGGCAGGGATGTATCTTGGTAAATGGTTGGTGCGTGCGAGAGTAAGGCGGTGGTTTAATCGGTGCTGTGCGGGTTTTCTGGCGGCGATTGGGGTGGGGTTTTTGATGGTGAGGCGGGGGTGA